One Keratinibaculum paraultunense genomic window carries:
- the pheT gene encoding phenylalanine--tRNA ligase subunit beta, with amino-acid sequence MLLPVEWLKEYVNIDEDTKTLADKLTLSGSHVESIISLDKGIRNVVVGKILKIEEHPNADKLLITTVDVGDKTLQIVTGATNLKEGDYVPVALIGAKLLDGKYIDKINFRGVDSYGMLCSLRELGFSDNIIPKYQRDGIFILKGNYKLGEDINEVLKLKDKILELEITPNRSDCLSIIGMAREVAATFNEKLNIPKIEVLNEKGNIKDYINLVKLDDKLCNRYYIRVIKDVRIEESPLWLQLRLMKAGVRPINNIVDITNYVMLEYGQPLHAYDVEKLKGNHIYVRKAKEGEKIKTIDGVERFLKSSNLVIADDEGAIGIAGVMGGMDTEVTEKTTTVLLESANFNSKSIRFTSKEFGLRTEASTRFEKGIDPNLCEIAAERVCQLIEKIGAGTVVEGNIDVFKNPVDQKIIQLRPDKVNKLLGPRLSLEDMSKYLKRLGLNVIKKDNKLEVTIPSFRLDLNSEVDLIEEIGRLHGFHNIKTKPLVGVLTRGKRPYGKIIENKARLILQGLGLNEVLTYSFGSPRVYDNLKIAKDSPLRNYIKIMNPLGEEYSAMRTTLVPNILTLLSRNYNYGVKECFVYEIGNVFIPKELPVKNLPIEKKMLAIGMYGCGDFYDIKEIIEILLERLGIRDLEFFREENNPTFHPYRTAKIYYKEQFLGVVGEIHIDVMENFDIKERVYIAYLDFDIIIEEAVLEKRYKPLPRYPAIMRDIAVVVDRDVLVGEIEKVIWENGEGLIENVRLFDIYEGDQIAKGKKSIAFSITYRSYDRTLRDDEVNRIQNNIIKDLENKFDAKLRS; translated from the coding sequence ATGTTATTACCAGTAGAGTGGCTTAAAGAGTATGTAAATATAGATGAAGATACAAAAACTTTAGCTGATAAACTTACTTTATCTGGCTCTCATGTTGAATCCATTATCAGCTTAGATAAAGGTATCAGAAATGTAGTGGTGGGTAAGATTTTAAAAATAGAGGAACATCCTAATGCAGATAAATTACTTATAACTACTGTGGATGTGGGAGATAAAACTTTACAGATAGTTACTGGAGCTACAAATTTAAAAGAAGGAGACTATGTACCCGTAGCTTTGATAGGTGCAAAGCTTTTAGATGGGAAATACATAGATAAGATTAATTTTAGAGGAGTAGATTCCTATGGGATGCTTTGTTCATTAAGAGAATTAGGGTTTAGTGATAATATTATTCCTAAGTATCAGAGAGATGGTATATTTATATTAAAAGGAAATTATAAGTTAGGTGAAGATATTAATGAGGTTTTAAAGTTAAAAGATAAAATATTGGAATTAGAAATTACCCCTAATAGATCTGATTGTCTAAGTATTATTGGGATGGCAAGAGAAGTAGCTGCAACTTTTAATGAAAAGCTTAATATTCCTAAGATTGAAGTTTTAAATGAAAAAGGAAATATAAAGGATTATATAAATTTAGTAAAATTAGATGATAAATTATGCAATAGATACTATATTAGGGTTATAAAGGATGTAAGGATTGAAGAATCCCCCTTATGGCTTCAATTAAGACTTATGAAAGCAGGGGTTAGACCAATAAACAATATAGTAGATATTACTAATTATGTTATGCTAGAATACGGGCAACCTCTTCATGCTTATGATGTGGAAAAGTTAAAAGGGAATCATATATATGTTAGAAAAGCAAAAGAAGGTGAAAAAATAAAGACAATCGATGGAGTTGAAAGATTTCTTAAATCTTCTAATTTAGTTATAGCTGATGATGAAGGTGCTATTGGAATAGCTGGTGTTATGGGAGGTATGGATACAGAGGTTACTGAAAAAACTACTACAGTATTATTGGAATCTGCTAATTTTAATAGTAAGTCCATACGTTTTACTTCTAAAGAGTTTGGATTGAGGACAGAAGCTTCAACACGTTTCGAAAAGGGAATTGATCCAAATTTATGTGAAATTGCAGCAGAAAGAGTTTGTCAATTGATTGAAAAAATTGGTGCTGGTACCGTTGTTGAAGGTAATATAGATGTATTTAAAAATCCAGTAGATCAAAAGATTATCCAATTAAGACCAGATAAGGTTAATAAATTATTAGGGCCTAGATTATCTTTGGAAGATATGAGTAAATATTTAAAAAGATTAGGACTTAATGTAATCAAAAAAGATAATAAATTAGAGGTAACTATACCATCTTTTAGACTTGATTTAAATAGTGAAGTTGATTTAATAGAGGAAATAGGTCGTTTACATGGTTTCCATAATATCAAAACTAAACCCTTAGTAGGAGTGTTGACTAGAGGGAAAAGACCTTATGGGAAAATTATTGAAAATAAAGCTAGGTTGATTTTGCAAGGCCTAGGGTTAAATGAAGTGTTGACCTATTCATTTGGAAGTCCTAGAGTATATGATAATTTGAAAATAGCAAAAGACAGTCCACTGCGAAATTATATAAAAATAATGAACCCTTTAGGAGAAGAATATAGTGCTATGAGAACTACTTTAGTTCCTAATATATTGACTTTATTAAGTAGAAATTACAACTATGGCGTTAAAGAATGTTTTGTATATGAAATAGGTAATGTATTTATACCTAAAGAACTTCCTGTAAAGAATTTACCTATAGAGAAGAAAATGTTAGCTATAGGTATGTATGGATGTGGAGATTTTTATGATATTAAAGAGATAATAGAAATTCTTCTCGAAAGATTGGGAATTAGAGATTTAGAGTTTTTTCGAGAAGAAAATAATCCTACTTTTCATCCTTATAGAACTGCAAAAATTTACTATAAAGAACAGTTTTTAGGTGTTGTTGGGGAAATCCATATAGATGTAATGGAAAATTTTGATATAAAGGAAAGAGTTTATATAGCTTATTTAGATTTTGATATAATTATAGAGGAAGCAGTTCTTGAAAAAAGATATAAACCATTACCTAGATATCCTGCTATTATGAGGGACATTGCAGTTGTTGTAGATAGAGATGTATTGGTAGGAGAAATAGAAAAGGTTATATGGGAAAATGGAGAAGGATTAATTGAAAATGTACGATTATTTGATATATATGAAGGAGATCAAATAGCAAAGGGGAAGAAAAGTATAGCTTTTTCTATAACTTATAGATCTTATGATAGAACACTAAGAGATGATGAGGTAAATAGAATACAGAATAACATAATAAAGGATTTAGAGAATAAATTTGATGCAAAGCTTAGAAGTTAG
- the zapA gene encoding cell division protein ZapA, whose translation MTKKNKVDVLIDGRNFTVIGEGSEEYIRNLASYVDEKIKEMTSKNDKLSASMAATLAALNIADELYKTKRELNNLKSEAKAPMEQYDTIVTQLEKAKIKIKELEESCNIYKDELLDTKRAYDDLVKTVEEQNQALKIKEKELEESQRMIKKLQEKIFDSQIELIETKKELEEALKTFESESNIFNKEEI comes from the coding sequence ATGACAAAAAAAAATAAAGTGGATGTCCTTATAGATGGTCGTAACTTTACAGTAATTGGGGAAGGTTCTGAAGAATATATACGTAATTTAGCTTCTTATGTAGATGAAAAAATTAAAGAAATGACCAGTAAAAATGATAAATTAAGTGCTTCCATGGCAGCAACTTTAGCAGCACTAAATATAGCTGATGAACTTTATAAGACTAAAAGAGAGTTAAATAATTTAAAAAGTGAAGCTAAAGCTCCTATGGAACAATATGATACTATTGTAACACAACTAGAAAAAGCTAAAATAAAAATAAAGGAGTTAGAAGAAAGTTGTAATATATATAAGGACGAGCTATTAGATACCAAAAGAGCATATGATGATTTAGTAAAAACTGTGGAAGAACAAAATCAAGCCTTAAAAATAAAGGAAAAAGAACTTGAAGAAAGTCAAAGGATGATTAAAAAATTGCAAGAAAAAATATTTGATAGTCAAATTGAATTAATTGAAACAAAAAAAGAATTGGAGGAAGCATTAAAAACCTTTGAAAGTGAGTCAAACATTTTTAACAAGGAGGAAATATAA
- the pheS gene encoding phenylalanine--tRNA ligase subunit alpha, with protein MKDRLKKIREDAIDNIKSANNLDKLEEIRVKYMGKKGELTLLLREMGKIAKEERPIIGRLANEIREEIEKELFLAKERIKEEIKAERIEKEKIDISISKRSRRLGHRHPLLITIDELEDLFISMGFSVVEGPEIETVENNFDALNSPENHPSRDLTDTFYITEDILLRTHTSPVQIRAMKEMEPPLKIVSAGRTFRFDDVDDTHSPMFHQLEGLVVDENITMANLMHTINIFIKELFGKDMKTRFRPHYFPFTEPSAEVDVSCFKCKGEGCSVCNGTGWSMELLGCGMVHPKVLKNCGIDPEKYSGFAFGMGIDRITMVKYGIDNIRLLFENDNRFLEQF; from the coding sequence ATGAAAGATAGGTTAAAAAAGATTAGAGAAGATGCTATTGATAATATTAAATCAGCGAATAATCTAGATAAACTTGAAGAGATAAGAGTAAAATATATGGGAAAAAAAGGTGAACTAACATTACTTCTTAGGGAAATGGGGAAAATAGCAAAAGAAGAAAGACCTATTATTGGGCGGTTAGCCAATGAAATTAGAGAAGAAATAGAGAAGGAATTATTTTTGGCTAAAGAAAGGATAAAAGAAGAAATAAAAGCTGAAAGAATAGAAAAAGAAAAAATTGATATAAGTATATCTAAAAGAAGTAGACGTTTAGGGCATCGTCATCCTCTTTTGATTACTATAGATGAGTTAGAGGATTTATTTATAAGTATGGGCTTTAGTGTTGTGGAAGGACCAGAAATTGAAACTGTAGAAAACAATTTTGATGCCCTAAATTCACCAGAAAATCATCCTTCTAGAGACTTAACAGATACTTTTTATATAACTGAAGATATATTATTAAGAACCCATACTTCACCAGTACAAATACGAGCTATGAAAGAAATGGAACCGCCTCTTAAGATAGTTTCTGCAGGTAGAACTTTTAGATTTGATGATGTTGATGATACCCACTCGCCAATGTTTCACCAATTGGAAGGCTTGGTAGTGGATGAAAACATAACCATGGCTAATTTAATGCATACTATAAATATTTTTATTAAAGAATTGTTTGGTAAGGATATGAAAACTAGGTTTAGACCTCATTATTTTCCTTTTACTGAACCTAGTGCTGAAGTAGATGTATCTTGCTTTAAGTGTAAAGGTGAAGGATGTTCTGTATGTAATGGAACTGGTTGGAGCATGGAGCTTTTAGGATGTGGTATGGTACATCCAAAAGTATTAAAAAATTGTGGAATTGATCCAGAAAAATATAGTGGTTTTGCTTTTGGTATGGGAATAGATAGAATTACTATGGTTAAATATGGAATAGACAATATACGGCTGCTATTTGAAAATGATAACAGATTTTTAGAACAATTTTAG
- the argS gene encoding arginine--tRNA ligase, with translation MIDFKNQVIDCIYKAENSLPKDEIESLIEIPPNYDMGDYAFACFRLAKVFRKAPNIIAEELVNKIQGNEYFEKIENVGPYVNFFVNKEKLKEIVLNEIIEKGDKFGSSNIGKSRTVLVEFSSPNIAKPFHIGHIRTTVIGHSIYRIYKFQGFDTKALNHLGDYGTQFGMLIVAYKKWGDKSIIEKDPINELLKLYVKFNEEAEKDESLMEEARYWFKELENKNEEALKLWQWMRDISLKEFNKVYDMLNIKYDSYDGESFYSDKMPRVIEELEEKGLLKESKGAWIVDLEPYGMPPALIKKSDGSTLYITRDLAAAIYRKEHYNFYKNIYVVASEQNLHFKQLKKILELMGYEWAKDCIHVNFGMVSLEDGSLSTRKGRVIFLEDVLNKAVEQTLKIIEERNPNLENKEEVAKQVGIGAVVFQELFNSRIKDYVFSWDRTLSFEGETGPYVQYTHARANSLLEKGKFSLIDKVDYSLLKEEDEINLIRLLYKFPEVVLDATNKYEPSFITRHIVEIAKTFNKYYNSCPILSVEEGLKKARLLLVYATKTVIKTGLFLLGIEAPDKM, from the coding sequence ATGATAGATTTTAAAAATCAGGTAATAGATTGTATATATAAAGCAGAAAATAGTTTGCCCAAAGATGAAATAGAATCATTAATTGAAATTCCCCCAAATTATGATATGGGTGATTATGCATTTGCATGTTTTAGACTAGCTAAGGTGTTTAGAAAAGCTCCTAATATTATTGCAGAAGAATTAGTTAATAAAATTCAGGGAAATGAATATTTTGAAAAGATTGAAAATGTTGGACCTTATGTGAATTTTTTTGTAAACAAAGAGAAATTAAAAGAAATAGTACTTAATGAAATAATAGAAAAAGGAGATAAATTTGGGTCATCTAACATAGGAAAAAGTAGAACAGTATTAGTTGAATTTTCATCACCTAATATTGCAAAGCCTTTTCATATAGGGCATATTAGGACTACGGTTATAGGGCATTCCATATATAGAATATACAAATTTCAGGGTTTTGATACAAAAGCATTAAATCATTTGGGAGATTATGGGACTCAATTTGGAATGCTTATTGTTGCATATAAAAAATGGGGAGATAAATCAATTATAGAGAAAGATCCTATAAACGAATTGTTAAAACTATATGTTAAATTTAATGAGGAAGCTGAAAAAGATGAAAGTTTGATGGAAGAAGCTAGATATTGGTTTAAAGAATTAGAAAATAAAAACGAAGAGGCCCTTAAACTTTGGCAATGGATGAGAGATATTAGTTTGAAAGAATTTAATAAAGTATATGATATGTTAAATATTAAATACGATTCTTATGATGGAGAATCTTTTTATTCAGATAAGATGCCACGAGTAATAGAAGAATTAGAAGAAAAAGGACTTCTAAAGGAATCAAAGGGAGCATGGATAGTAGACTTAGAACCTTATGGTATGCCCCCAGCTTTAATAAAGAAAAGTGATGGATCCACACTTTATATTACAAGGGACTTAGCAGCAGCTATATATAGAAAAGAGCATTATAATTTTTATAAAAATATTTATGTAGTAGCTTCAGAGCAAAATCTTCATTTTAAACAGTTAAAGAAGATTTTAGAATTGATGGGATATGAATGGGCAAAGGATTGTATCCACGTAAATTTTGGTATGGTTAGTTTAGAGGATGGAAGTTTATCAACACGTAAAGGTAGAGTTATTTTTTTAGAAGATGTATTAAATAAGGCAGTTGAACAGACATTAAAAATCATAGAGGAACGAAACCCAAATTTAGAAAATAAGGAGGAAGTAGCTAAGCAAGTTGGAATAGGAGCTGTGGTATTTCAAGAACTATTCAATAGCAGAATAAAGGACTATGTTTTCAGCTGGGATAGAACTCTTAGTTTTGAAGGAGAGACAGGACCTTATGTACAATATACTCATGCAAGGGCTAATAGTCTTTTGGAAAAAGGAAAATTTAGTTTAATTGATAAGGTAGATTATTCTTTATTAAAAGAAGAAGATGAGATAAACTTAATTAGACTATTATATAAATTTCCAGAGGTGGTTTTAGATGCTACTAATAAATATGAGCCTTCTTTTATTACAAGGCATATAGTTGAAATAGCTAAGACGTTTAATAAGTATTATAATTCTTGCCCTATTTTATCAGTAGAGGAAGGTTTGAAGAAGGCTAGACTTTTACTTGTATATGCAACAAAAACTGTAATTAAAACAGGTTTATTCTTATTGGGTATAGAAGCTCCAGACAAAATGTAG
- a CDS encoding endonuclease MutS2, with the protein MEAKTYKVLEYDKIVKMLIEKAESQLGKNMAKSLKASSDIEEIEYMQRETQEALGLLINKGNPPLYGIYDISHELNMAEIGGMLSPHSLLKIADSLRVSRSLKGYIKELKEQGKEDYPIIHGLIMDLKTFKFIEDEINNAIIGEDEISDNASSALRNIRRQIMNKNESIKNKLNSITSSSKYKKYLQDSIITVRDGRYVVPIKQEYKSYFPGIVHDQSSSGATLFVEPMAVVELNNELRELEIEEREEIENILRRLSNLVAEESHAIKNNQKRLQRLDFIFAKGKLALEMNATKPILNNKGYINIKQGRHPLLKVDKVVPIDIYIGKDFNTLVITGPNTGGKTVTLKTIGLLTLMGQSGLHIPADFDSEIGVFDQVFADIGDEQSIEQSLSTFSSHMTNIVNILENVDENSLVLFDELGAGTDPTEGAALAMSILEHLLARGIRTIATTHYSQLKIYALTTEGVKNASVEFDVDTLSPTYRLLIGVPGKSNAFEISKRLGLPDYIIDYAKTLVSKESVEFEDVLQAIDKDRKIIEKNRFEAEKLKYEVEKLKEELNKEKEKAKENKEKIILQAKEEARSILRAAREESDKIIGELRQISHEIDKEKTRKIQESQERLRLQLNKVEQSISDDVLNVKSNKPPKNLKVGDTVEVLSLNQKGTVIEAPDEDGNVLVQVGIMKVNVHISTLKRTELEEQDEGRTSAKNIIRAKSANVQNEIDLRGKNLDEALLDLDKYIDDVYLAGIKKAYIIHGKGTGVLRSGINSYLKGHKHVKSSRLGRLNEGGDGVTVIELK; encoded by the coding sequence ATGGAAGCAAAAACCTATAAGGTATTGGAATATGATAAAATTGTTAAAATGCTTATAGAAAAAGCAGAATCTCAGCTAGGAAAAAATATGGCAAAAAGCTTAAAAGCATCATCAGATATTGAAGAAATAGAATATATGCAAAGAGAAACCCAAGAAGCTTTGGGATTGCTTATAAATAAAGGAAATCCTCCTCTATATGGAATTTATGATATTTCTCATGAGCTGAATATGGCAGAAATTGGTGGAATGTTAAGCCCTCATTCTTTACTTAAAATAGCTGACTCTTTGAGAGTATCCAGAAGTTTAAAAGGATATATTAAAGAATTGAAAGAACAAGGTAAAGAAGATTATCCTATAATTCATGGGTTAATAATGGATTTAAAAACCTTCAAATTCATTGAGGATGAGATAAATAACGCAATTATTGGAGAAGATGAAATATCTGATAATGCTAGTTCAGCTCTTAGAAATATACGAAGACAAATAATGAACAAAAATGAATCCATTAAGAATAAGCTAAATTCTATCACTAGTTCTAGCAAATATAAGAAATATTTACAGGATAGTATAATAACTGTAAGGGATGGGAGATATGTAGTGCCAATAAAACAAGAATACAAAAGCTATTTTCCTGGAATAGTTCATGATCAGTCTTCTAGTGGTGCTACTTTATTTGTTGAGCCCATGGCAGTAGTAGAATTAAATAATGAATTGAGAGAATTGGAGATAGAAGAAAGAGAAGAAATTGAAAATATATTGCGAAGGTTGTCCAATTTAGTTGCAGAAGAATCCCATGCTATAAAAAATAATCAAAAGAGACTTCAAAGATTGGATTTTATATTTGCTAAAGGTAAATTAGCATTAGAGATGAATGCTACTAAGCCTATTCTTAACAACAAAGGGTATATAAATATTAAGCAAGGACGGCACCCTTTATTAAAGGTAGATAAAGTAGTTCCTATAGATATATATATTGGGAAGGACTTTAATACTTTGGTTATAACAGGTCCTAATACAGGTGGGAAAACAGTAACTTTAAAGACTATAGGATTATTAACATTAATGGGACAGTCTGGTCTTCATATACCAGCAGATTTTGATTCTGAAATAGGAGTATTTGATCAAGTATTTGCTGATATTGGTGATGAACAGAGTATAGAACAGAGTTTGAGTACTTTTTCTTCCCATATGACTAATATAGTTAATATATTAGAAAATGTAGATGAAAATAGTCTTGTTTTATTTGATGAATTAGGAGCTGGTACTGATCCTACTGAAGGGGCAGCTTTAGCTATGTCTATATTGGAACATCTTTTAGCTAGAGGAATTAGGACTATAGCTACAACTCATTATAGTCAATTGAAGATATATGCATTAACGACAGAAGGGGTAAAAAATGCTTCAGTAGAATTTGATGTGGATACTCTAAGTCCTACTTATAGATTGCTTATAGGTGTTCCTGGAAAATCCAATGCTTTTGAAATATCCAAGAGGTTAGGTCTTCCAGATTATATTATTGATTATGCAAAAACATTGGTATCAAAGGAAAGTGTGGAGTTTGAAGATGTGTTGCAAGCTATAGATAAGGATAGAAAAATTATAGAGAAAAATCGTTTTGAAGCTGAGAAGTTAAAATACGAAGTAGAAAAGCTAAAAGAGGAGTTAAATAAAGAAAAAGAAAAGGCTAAGGAAAATAAAGAAAAAATTATATTACAGGCAAAGGAAGAAGCTCGAAGTATACTTCGAGCTGCAAGAGAAGAATCAGATAAAATAATTGGAGAGTTAAGACAAATATCTCATGAAATAGATAAAGAAAAAACTAGAAAAATTCAAGAATCTCAAGAAAGGTTAAGATTGCAATTAAATAAAGTTGAACAATCTATATCTGACGATGTATTAAATGTAAAATCCAATAAACCTCCAAAAAATTTAAAGGTAGGAGATACAGTGGAAGTTTTATCCTTAAATCAAAAAGGAACTGTAATTGAAGCACCTGATGAAGACGGTAATGTACTTGTGCAGGTAGGAATTATGAAAGTAAATGTTCATATTTCAACTTTAAAAAGAACTGAGTTAGAAGAACAAGATGAAGGGCGAACAAGTGCTAAGAATATAATAAGGGCTAAATCAGCAAATGTGCAAAATGAAATAGATTTAAGAGGTAAAAATTTAGATGAAGCTTTGCTTGATTTAGATAAATATATAGATGATGTATATCTAGCAGGTATAAAAAAAGCATATATAATTCACGGAAAAGGAACAGGAGTATTGCGTAGCGGAATTAATTCTTATTTAAAAGGGCATAAGCATGTAAAATCTTCTAGATTAGGTAGATTAAATGAAGGTGGAGATGGGGTAACGGTAATAGAATTAAAATAA
- a CDS encoding DUF3656 domain-containing U32 family peptidase, whose product MINDNIELLAPVGNMESLYAAIQNGASAVYLGGKMFNARQHADNFSNEELKNAVEYAHIRDVKIYVTVNILLDDKEMKKALDYIKYLYEIDVDGLIVQDLGFSYLIRKIFPDFDLHGSTQMTINNLPGVTFLEELGFSRVVLAREIPINEVQYIHFNSNIKLEGFIHGALCICYSGQCLMSSMLGGRSGNRGRCAQPCRMPYSFINYESGQEVFKTWDKKYVLSLRDLNTLDYINEIIDRGITSLKIEGRMKRPEYVAIVVEKYRKVLEKGKESINQQDKNEVAQIFNRGFTKGYMLGAFGREAASYDRPDNRGLLVGKVVKIDKNDIYVKFFQDVEKGDGIEFETCSGDRIGIVLDFKGEEGKITKIKNIPSVLLNSEVYRTSSESLLKRARESYEQENIKYPINMKVFIYIGRPAVLYLTSENINIEVKSDSLVEKAKKVSLTKERIVDQLSKLNDTVYYPVDIQIELDEDAFMSISDINKLRRDAIDQLNHIRKNKNNRKPISNEKYELLINKYLNLTNRVVKSKNKVSVSVKSKKQFDQLNLNKLDRIYIGFEDSLKDILHRIKEKNIETYLMTDRILYRTGLETLREKIMDIGDLLDGISVSNIGTFKFIRDNFDMNIHGEIGLNIFNSYTVKLLNSFGIKGVTLSPELNMKQIQNIKKIDGIIYESTVYGYIPLMITKHCPMALVKNCKDDRECNTCPYKSGFGLRDRKGIDFYMERDRGYTTIYNSVPLMVLEHIHQVFDCGIDMIRLDFTFEDENIREIQEIYYDYANNIIDYDMVEKYIKNYRSKKHITKGHYFRGVI is encoded by the coding sequence GTGATTAATGATAATATAGAATTATTAGCTCCTGTGGGTAATATGGAATCTCTTTATGCTGCTATACAAAATGGAGCAAGTGCTGTTTATTTGGGCGGTAAAATGTTTAATGCAAGACAACATGCAGACAATTTTTCCAATGAAGAATTAAAAAATGCTGTAGAATATGCCCATATAAGAGATGTAAAGATATATGTTACAGTCAATATATTGTTAGATGATAAGGAAATGAAAAAAGCATTAGATTATATTAAATATTTATATGAAATAGATGTGGATGGGCTTATTGTACAGGATTTAGGATTTTCTTATTTAATTAGAAAAATATTTCCTGATTTTGATTTACATGGAAGTACTCAAATGACTATAAATAATTTGCCAGGAGTTACTTTTTTAGAGGAATTAGGTTTTAGCAGGGTAGTATTAGCCAGAGAAATTCCTATAAATGAAGTGCAATATATACATTTCAATTCAAATATAAAATTAGAAGGATTTATTCATGGAGCATTATGTATTTGTTATTCAGGGCAATGTTTAATGAGTAGCATGCTAGGAGGGAGAAGTGGAAATAGAGGAAGATGTGCTCAACCTTGTAGAATGCCTTATAGTTTTATAAATTATGAATCAGGACAAGAGGTATTTAAAACATGGGATAAAAAATATGTTCTTAGTCTTAGGGATTTAAATACATTAGATTATATTAATGAAATTATTGATAGGGGCATAACCTCATTAAAGATAGAAGGGCGAATGAAAAGACCTGAATATGTAGCTATTGTAGTGGAAAAATATAGAAAAGTTTTAGAAAAAGGAAAAGAATCTATAAATCAGCAGGATAAAAATGAAGTAGCTCAGATATTTAATAGGGGTTTTACCAAAGGCTATATGTTGGGAGCATTTGGTAGAGAAGCTGCTTCCTATGATAGACCAGATAATAGAGGTTTATTAGTGGGTAAAGTAGTTAAAATAGATAAAAATGATATATATGTAAAATTTTTTCAAGATGTAGAAAAGGGAGATGGGATAGAATTTGAAACCTGTAGTGGAGATAGAATAGGTATAGTGCTAGATTTTAAAGGGGAAGAAGGTAAAATAACTAAAATTAAAAACATCCCTAGTGTATTATTGAATTCAGAAGTATATAGAACATCTAGTGAGAGTTTATTAAAAAGAGCAAGAGAATCCTATGAACAAGAAAATATTAAATATCCTATAAATATGAAAGTATTTATATATATAGGAAGACCTGCTGTACTTTATTTAACCTCTGAGAATATAAATATAGAGGTTAAATCTGATAGTTTAGTAGAAAAAGCAAAGAAAGTATCTTTAACTAAAGAAAGGATAGTAGACCAGCTATCCAAACTTAATGATACGGTATATTATCCAGTTGATATCCAAATTGAATTAGATGAGGATGCTTTTATGTCTATAAGTGATATAAATAAATTAAGACGTGATGCTATAGATCAATTAAATCATATACGTAAAAACAAAAACAATCGTAAACCAATTTCTAATGAAAAATATGAGTTGTTAATCAATAAGTATTTGAATTTAACAAATAGAGTTGTAAAAAGCAAAAACAAGGTATCAGTAAGTGTAAAAAGCAAAAAACAATTTGATCAATTAAATTTAAATAAATTAGATAGGATATATATTGGTTTTGAAGATTCATTGAAGGATATATTACACAGGATAAAAGAAAAAAATATAGAAACATATTTGATGACTGATAGGATTCTTTATAGAACAGGATTGGAAACTTTAAGAGAAAAGATAATGGATATAGGAGATTTATTAGATGGTATATCTGTGTCTAATATAGGAACATTTAAATTTATAAGGGATAATTTTGATATGAACATCCATGGAGAAATTGGATTAAATATTTTCAATAGCTATACTGTAAAATTATTAAATAGTTTTGGGATTAAAGGTGTTACATTATCACCAGAATTAAACATGAAGCAAATACAAAATATTAAGAAAATAGATGGGATAATATATGAATCCACTGTATATGGATATATTCCATTGATGATTACTAAGCACTGCCCTATGGCATTAGTGAAAAATTGTAAAGATGATAGAGAATGTAATACTTGTCCCTATAAAAGTGGATTTGGTCTTAGGGATAGAAAGGGTATTGATTTTTATATGGAAAGAGATAGAGGATATACTACAATATATAATTCCGTTCCATTGATGGTTTTAGAGCATATCCATCAAGTATTCGACTGTGGTATAGATATGATTAGATTGGACTTTACATTTGAAGATGAAAATATAAGGGAAATACAAGAAATATATTATGATTATGCCAATAACATAATAGATTATGATATGGTTGAGAAGTATATTAAAAATTATAGAAGCAAAAAACATATAACGAAAGGCCATTATTTTAGAGGTGTTATATGA